In a genomic window of Acidilobus saccharovorans 345-15:
- a CDS encoding M24 family metallopeptidase, with protein sequence MEARWDLNRRKLRDLLDRESVDALLLLGAPNITYATGIREPTGAMLITRDCGDVILTSVLDYNRVSSMSPKDVAVKAFYRRSGEASVGMAMVPQSDLISGGLTDAVKQVLGNCNVKSIGADLQWADYASLNVAQQLQARDLSSSIAKVRAIKDDWEVQAILDSIAAAEQAFREAIELLDSSPSESEVEAAFYSSLMRQGAWGESFPTIVAFYDHTALPHHTPTPVRLQKPGPVLIDFGADMYGYASDTTRSMWHGEGGAEYKRLIELVAEAQAAAVDQIAPGVEARSPDLASRRVLAKEGLDKFYNHGLGHGVGVEVHEVPYLAPASTDVLEKNMVVTVEPGFYIPGVYGVRVEDMVLVTAKGARLLTRLSRIIS encoded by the coding sequence TTGGAGGCTAGGTGGGATCTGAACAGGAGGAAGCTTCGCGACCTCCTCGACAGGGAGTCCGTGGACGCCCTGCTGCTCCTAGGGGCCCCAAACATAACGTACGCCACGGGCATAAGGGAGCCCACCGGAGCCATGTTGATAACTAGGGACTGCGGCGACGTGATACTCACCTCGGTCCTTGACTATAACAGGGTCTCATCGATGTCGCCTAAGGACGTGGCAGTCAAGGCATTCTACAGAAGGTCGGGCGAGGCCTCAGTAGGCATGGCAATGGTGCCCCAGAGCGACCTAATAAGCGGAGGGCTCACAGACGCTGTCAAACAGGTCCTAGGAAACTGCAATGTTAAGTCAATAGGGGCTGACCTTCAGTGGGCTGACTACGCCTCTCTCAACGTAGCCCAGCAGCTTCAGGCAAGGGACTTGAGCAGCTCAATAGCTAAGGTGAGAGCCATAAAGGACGATTGGGAGGTGCAGGCGATACTTGACTCAATAGCCGCGGCAGAGCAGGCCTTCAGGGAGGCCATAGAGCTGCTGGACTCCAGCCCGTCAGAGAGCGAGGTCGAGGCCGCCTTCTACTCGTCATTGATGAGGCAGGGCGCCTGGGGCGAGTCATTTCCGACAATTGTGGCATTCTATGACCATACAGCGCTGCCGCACCACACGCCGACGCCCGTCAGGCTCCAGAAGCCTGGCCCCGTGCTGATAGACTTCGGCGCAGACATGTATGGCTACGCCAGTGACACGACTAGAAGCATGTGGCACGGGGAGGGAGGGGCTGAGTATAAGAGGCTCATTGAGCTTGTCGCGGAGGCCCAGGCAGCTGCTGTAGATCAGATAGCCCCAGGGGTCGAGGCCAGGAGCCCTGATCTGGCTTCACGCAGGGTGCTCGCCAAGGAGGGCCTGGACAAGTTCTACAACCACGGGCTTGGCCACGGCGTTGGGGTGGAGGTTCACGAGGTGCCCTACTTGGCCCCGGCGTCAACAGACGTGCTTGAGAAGAACATGGTGGTGACCGTGGAGCCAGGATTCTATATCCCAGGGGTCTACGGGGTCAGAGTGGAGGACATGGTCTTAGTCACAGCCAAGGGCGCGAGGCTCCTGACGCGGCTTTCAAGAATTATCAGCTAG
- a CDS encoding ATP-binding protein → MVVLEAPAVKVYESPKAKCVKCGAPARIRLSYANAWFCDKHFKEYVKERVKNNIIKYNMVKRGETLLVAVSGGKDSVTLMNVLDEIAPELGVNIVAVHIVLGMGEFSEKSLEAFRDSCSKAKNVKCVTVDLKELLGMYMPEIIRRSRRPACSVCGLVKRYILNAMAVSLGASSIATGHHMNDLMTYAIKNFMEQKLDNITKLGPVSESEGSAVKRVRPLYDIYEDETRAFVKVYGLNYVDIECPFKSTLTLEVIIKDMLSRAESESPSLTISAARALARNLPSYPRPASPPNRCRLCGMPSNGDVCGFCRLTMSLTGAPLGPEVRSRIEGMMSSLRTS, encoded by the coding sequence ATGGTTGTGCTCGAGGCCCCGGCAGTCAAGGTCTACGAGTCGCCAAAAGCTAAGTGCGTTAAGTGCGGAGCTCCGGCCAGGATTAGGCTAAGCTACGCCAACGCCTGGTTCTGCGATAAGCACTTCAAGGAGTACGTCAAGGAGAGGGTAAAGAACAACATCATAAAGTACAACATGGTGAAGAGGGGCGAGACGCTCCTGGTGGCCGTCTCCGGCGGCAAGGACAGCGTAACTCTCATGAACGTGCTTGACGAGATAGCCCCAGAGCTGGGAGTTAACATAGTTGCAGTTCACATAGTTCTAGGCATGGGCGAGTTCTCCGAGAAGTCCCTTGAAGCCTTCAGGGACTCCTGCTCAAAGGCTAAGAACGTTAAGTGCGTCACAGTGGACCTCAAGGAGCTCCTGGGAATGTACATGCCCGAGATAATAAGGCGCAGCAGGAGGCCGGCCTGCAGCGTCTGCGGCCTAGTTAAAAGGTACATACTTAACGCTATGGCCGTGTCCTTAGGCGCCTCGTCAATAGCCACTGGACATCACATGAACGACCTCATGACCTATGCCATCAAGAACTTCATGGAGCAGAAGCTTGACAACATAACCAAGCTAGGGCCGGTCAGCGAGTCCGAGGGCTCGGCCGTCAAGAGGGTGAGGCCCCTTTATGACATCTACGAGGACGAGACCAGGGCCTTCGTCAAGGTCTACGGCCTGAACTATGTTGACATAGAGTGCCCCTTTAAGTCGACCTTGACGCTTGAGGTGATAATAAAGGATATGCTCAGCAGGGCTGAGAGCGAGAGCCCCAGCCTTACGATATCCGCGGCCAGGGCGCTCGCGAGGAACCTGCCATCATACCCGAGGCCTGCCAGTCCGCCCAACAGGTGCCGCCTCTGCGGCATGCCGTCAAACGGTGACGTCTGCGGCTTCTGCAGGCTAACTATGAGCCTGACAGGCGCCCCGCTGGGGCCTGAGGTGAGAAGCCGCATAGAGGGCATGATGAGCAGCTTAAGGACTAGCTGA
- a CDS encoding LSm family protein, which translates to MANQAERTNTFKVMNEYLNASVYVKLKGGEGVKGVLKSFDQHLNLVLENAEELTERGSRSLGTVLVRGDSIVAISPVK; encoded by the coding sequence ATGGCAAATCAGGCAGAGAGGACGAACACTTTCAAGGTAATGAATGAGTACCTGAACGCCAGCGTCTACGTCAAGCTCAAGGGAGGCGAGGGCGTCAAGGGAGTGCTGAAGAGCTTTGACCAGCACCTGAACCTGGTGCTTGAGAACGCGGAGGAGCTTACAGAGAGGGGCTCGAGAAGCCTCGGCACGGTGCTAGTCAGGGGCGACAGCATAGTAGCCATAAGCCCGGTTAAGTGA
- a CDS encoding 50S ribosomal protein L37e gives MVKGTASFGKMGRGYTHIVCRRCGRRAFNVAKGYCAACGFGRSKRMRRYSWQNKKVNRVRIV, from the coding sequence GTGGTCAAGGGAACGGCCTCGTTTGGCAAGATGGGAAGGGGGTACACGCACATAGTGTGCAGGAGGTGCGGGAGGAGGGCGTTTAACGTAGCTAAGGGCTACTGCGCCGCCTGCGGCTTCGGCAGGAGCAAGAGGATGAGGAGGTACTCGTGGCAGAACAAGAAGGTGAACAGGGTAAGGATAGTGTGA